The Methylopila sp. M107 genome contains the following window.
GCGGCGCGGCGCACGAGACGGCGGACGATTTGGCGGATGCGATGGGGAAGTGACGATGGCGAAGGCGGGACGCAAGCGGAAGCAGAACGTGAAGCGACAGGCGAGCGGGCAGCCGTCCCGTGCGGGAGCGGGCGACGTGATGCGCCTCGTCGTGCTGTCTCAGCCGCATCGCCGCGGGTTGCCGGTGGAAGCGCGGCGGGACCATAGGGCCGAGAGCGCGGTCGGCCGGCTGTTCCTCACCGGGCAGATCACGGCGAGCGAATGCGAGGCGGGCGAGCGACTGGCGGCGCGCAAGGCCGCCTTCGACAGGGCGCTCGCCGCACCGCCCGGCATGCGTTCGGCGGCGGGGCAGATGGTGGCGGAGCGACTTTCAGGGGAGGACGTCTCGCAGGTCGACGTCAGGCTCGGCGATGCGCCGGAGAGCGAGGAAGACAGGGCGGCGCGCGCGCTTGCGCAATGGGGCGCGGCCGAGGGCCTCGTTTGGGGTGTGGTTCAGTGCTGCAAGGCCGACTTCGCGCTGGTCATGTGCGTGGTGATCGAGGGGCGCGACATCGACCGTCGCGAGGATGGATGGGGACTCCGCCTCGTCGTGCTGCGCAATGTTCTCCGCGCTCTGGCGCGCGAGTGGCGCATGGACGAGGCGGAGGAAACCGCAGGCGAGCGAGCGCGGCGCGTGCGCGTGGCTGTGGATGGCGTCGAGATCCGACGCGATAATCGGCGGAAATTCGCGTGACGGGCGCTGACGCCCATTGACGAACCCGGCGATCGGGCGCCAAGAATGCAATTAATGCAGTGTCGGACTGCTTCGCCCGCTTCGGTCTCCCGAGGCGGGTTTTGCGTTTCCGGGGTTGTTGATGCCGAGCATGCCGGGAACGTTTCGGCCGGCTGGCGCGCGAACGCGGAGCGAGGTCAAGCGCGAGGCGGACGGTCGGCGCGGTTCGGCCCGCGAGCGCGGCTACACGACAGCATGGGATAGGGCCGCCAAGCGGTATCTGCGCGAGCATCCGCTCTGCGAATACGCGCAGGCCGAGACGCCGCCGCGGATCGTGGCGGCCGAGCTGGTCGACCACCTCTATCCGCATCGCGGCGACCAAGACCTGTTCTGGGACGAGGCCAACTGGGTAGCGACCACCAAGGACTTCCACGACGGGCCGAAGCAAGCCGCAGAGCGTGCCGGAAAGCCCGCGATCGACGCGCTAGCCCGCCGCCTCGGCCGACCGACCCGGTAAGGGGGGGTGGGTCGAAAGTCTGGACCCCTCGACCGCCGGACCGGCGGGGTCATGACTTTCTTTTGCGCGCGGGTTTCCGGAAGTTTTTTTCTTTGGCTTGAGGTGATGTCATGGGTCGACGCGGGCCGAAGCCAGAGCCGGCGTCGGTCAAGCTGGCCAAGGGCAATTCGGGTCGTCGGCCGATCGGCAAGGAACCGGCGACGCTGATCCCGGAGGAATCGAAAGCCGTCCGGCCGCCGGTCTGGCTGAAAGCGGGCAAGGGGCTCGAGGTCTGGAACAGGCTCGCGCCGCGCATCGCCGCGATGAAGCTGCTCGGCGCGGCGGACGCCGAAACCTTCGCGCGCTACTGCCGGAACTTTTCAAGATGGCTGAAGATGCAGGAGCGCCTCGACAAGGTCGGCGAGATCTATGAGATCGAAACGGCCTCCGGGAAGGTGCGACGCGCTGATCCGTCCTTCCTCATCTCGGACCGCCTGGAGAAGGCACTCATCGCCGCCGAGGCGAACTTCGGCCTGAACCCGGCCGAGCGTCAGCGCATCTTCGCGGCGCGCGCCGCCGCCGGCGCGTCCGCCGATCTGTTCAGCGGCGCATCGCCTGCGGCCGCCCCAACGTCGCCGGGCGCCGCGACGCCGCCCGACGCCCGGGGCAGCGCGGTCGGCTTCCTGCAATAGGCGATGCCGGTCCAGAGCGGGCCGGCCGGCCGTCGTCGCCCGGCGACGAAGCGCCCCGCCGGCGTCGATCTCGACGCGACCTTTGACACCCGCGCCGGCGTGTGGCGCGTCGGCGACTTCTGGTTCGACGAACGCGCGGCCGACAAGGCGGTGGCGTTCTTTCCACAGCACCTGTGCTTCACGAAAGGAGAGTGGGCGGGCAAGCCCTTTGCGCTCGAGCCCTGGCAGGCCAATGACATTGTCCGGCCGGTGTTCGGATGGAAACGGGCCGACGGCACGAGACGCTATCGCCGGGTCTACGTCTGGGTCCCGCGCAAGAACGGCAAGACCGAACTCGCGGCCGGCGTCGCGCTGCTGCTGCTGCTCGGCGACGGCGAGCTCGGCGGTGAGGTCTACTCGATCGCGAGCCATGAGGGTCAAGCGCGCCTGGTGTTCGGCCAGGCCGTCACCATGGCGTCGAAGTCCGAGACGCTATCGAGCGACCTCGTCTGCCTGAAATCGTCGGTCTACTGCCCCGCGCTCAACGCGTCGTTCAGGCCGCTGTCGGGAAAAGCGGAAGGCAAGCATGGTTTCTCGGCGTCGGGCCTCATCGGCGACGAGATCCACGAATGGTCGGGCGGCGACCTTTACCAGTTCGTCCACGACAGCGAGGACGCGCGGCGGCAGCCGCTTGAATTCCTGATCTCGACGGCGGGCAAGAAAGGCACCTACGGCGAAGAGGTCTGGGACGAGTGCCAGAAGATCCTCGAGGGCGTCATTGAGGACCCCGAGACGCTCGTCGTGGTCTACGCCGCGAGCCCCGACGACGACTGGACCGACGAAAGGACCTGGGCGAAGGCGAATCCGAACCTGGGCGTGTCGAAAAAGCTCGACACGATGCGCGCCAACGCCCGCCGCGCGCGACAGCTGCCGAGGCTGGAGAACGGGTTCAAGAACTATCACCTGAACATTTGGACCGAGCAGGCGGTCCGCTGGCTGCCGATCGATGCGGTCGACGACGCCGGCCGTCGCTTCGGTTGGGACCACTGCGCGGGGCCCGTCGGCTGGAAGGATCTGGAGGCGCGTCTACGCGGCAAGACGTGCTTCGGCGGGCTCGACCTGTCGTCGATCATGGACCTGTCGTCGCTGGTCTGGTTCTTTCCAAAACAGCCTGGCCTCGAAGTGCCGGCGATGCTGGCGCGGTTCTGGAAGCCTGCGGACTATCTGAAGGAACACGGAAAGCGCGACAAGCTGCCTTACGCCCGGTGGGCGGAGGAGGGCGCGCTCGCCGCGACGCCCGGCAACGTTGTCGACTACACGTTCATTCAGGAACAGATCTATCGCGACGCTGAGACCTTCCGGGTCGCGCGCGCCGGCGAACAGAATCTTGCGCAGGGCGAGGGCGGGTTAGCGATCGATCGTTGGAACGCGACCGAGACGGCGGTGCGCTTGCAGGGCGAGGGCCTTCCGATCGTGTTGTTCGGCCAGGGCTACGCCTCGATGTCGCCCGCCGCGAAAGAGCTTGAGCGTCTGGTGGCCGCCAACGGCTTCCACCATGGCGGACATCCTATCCTGAGACGGCACGCGCAGGTCGTCGCAGTCGAGACTGACGCCGCCGAGAACATCAAGCCGGCCAAGAACAAGTCGACGGAACGCATCGACGGCATAGTGGCGAGCTGCATGGCGATCGGCATCGCCGCCAAGGGCGAAGGGGAGGCGGCGTTCGATGCTGAATCTTGGATCGCGAGCTACGCATGAGTTGGCTTAACCGCGCGCTCGGTCGCCTTATCGCCAAGGATGTCGAGCGGCACCGCGGCCGTCCGGCGTCGACCGAGCACGCCGACAACTTCGTCACGAACCAAGTGACGGTCGCGGAGGTGACGGACTATCGCGCTTCCCAGCCGACCGCCGCCGTTGGTCTCTCGGCGACCTGGGCGTGTATCCAGTTGATCGCCGGCACGATCGCCTCGCTGCCGCTGATGGTCTACCGGACCAACGGCGACGGCGTCCGCACCGTCGACAAGGATCATCCGCTCTACTTCGTGCTGCATGACAGCCCGAATTACGATCAGACCGCCGTCGACTTCTGGGAGGTGATGGCGGCCAGCATCGAGCTTTACGGCAACGCTTACGCCCGTATCGAGCGGCGCTCGACCGGCGAATTGTTCGCGCTGCATCCGGTCCGACCCGACCTTGTGAAGGTCCGCCGCAAGGGCGGCGGCGATCTCGAATATGCCTGGACCGAAAACAGCCGGCGGGTTGTAAAAAGCGGCGGCCAGATGCTGCACATTCGCGGGCCTCTCGGCGACGCGATGTCGGGCGCATCGACGCTCTCGGTCTGCCGCAGCGTGTTCGACGACGCTATTGCGGCGGAGAGCGCCGCCGGCGCGATGTTTTACAACGGCATCAACCCAAGCGGCATTCTGTCGACGCCGGATAACGTGCGTCTGACCAAGGAACAGCGCGCGGAACTAGAGCAATTACTGGTCGAGAAATATCAGGGTTCAATCCGGCAGGGCCGGCCAATGGTGCTCGACAACGGGCTGACCTGGAACCAGCTGTCGATCAATCCTGCCGACGCGCAGATGCTGGAGAGCCGCAAGTATAGCGGCGAGCAGATCTGTCGCCTCTTCGGCGTCCCGCCCGGCATGGTCGGCTTCGGCGACAAGGCGTCGAACTGGGGCACCGGCAAGGAAGTCGACGTTCTGTGGTTCCAGAAGTTCACACTCCGCAAGCGCCTGAAGCGGATCGAGCAGTCGGTGATCAAGCAGCTTGTCCCGCTGGCGGAGCGTCGCGCTCTTGGGCTGGAGATCGAGTTCAACCTTGAGGGCCTGCTCCGCGGCGACACAGCGAGCCGGTACGAGGCTTACGAGAAAGCCATCCGGATGGGCATCGCCACCCGAAACGAGTGCCGCGCGCTCGAGAACCGGCCACCGATCGACGGCGGCGACGTGATCACGGTGCAGATGCAGGACGTTCCGCTCGCCGCCGCCATCAACGGAGATCGCAATGGACAAGAAGACGGCTCCGGTTCTTGAGATCAAGGCTCTCAAGGACAACGGCGAGTTCGAGGGCTACGGCTCGACCTTCGGCGGCGAGCCGGACGCCTATGGCGACGTCATCGCGGCCGGCGCCTACAGGGAGAGCCTGAGCGCCCACAAGGCCAAGGGCACGATGCCGAAGCTGTTCTGGCAGCACAACGCGAACGAGCCGATCGGCAAGTGGCTGGACGCCAAGGAAGACGACCGCGGTCTGCTGATGCGCGGCAAGCTGAACATGGATGTCCAGCGGGGCCGCGAGGCGCATGCGCTGCTGAAGGCGAAGGACATCGACGGCCTGTCGATCGGCTACCGGATCAAGGAATACAGCGTCGACACCGAGTCTGGCGTCTGGACCCTCGAGCGGCTCGACCTGGTCGAGGTCAGCATCGTTTCGGTCGGCGCCAATGAGAGCTCGGTCGTTCAGAGCGTTAAGGCCGCCAAGGCCGCGCATGACCTGATGGAACGCCTGAAGGCCGGGGACCGGCTGGAGCGGCGCGAGTTCGAAGCACTGCTGAAAGGGACTTTCAGCTTTTCGAATTCGGAGGCGGAGCGCGCCGCGCGTCTCCACTTGAAAGGGCAGGGGGAGCCTGCCGACGCGGCGGATGACGGCGTGGAATTTCTCCGCGCCCTGACGGGCCGATAAGGCTCCCCCTCTCAAGGAAGAACCCATGCTTCGCAACCACGTGATCGTGGGCGGCAGCTTCGCGCTGCTCGCCTCCATGCCGTTCGGCCCGCGCATCTGCTTCGACACGCCCGACCGCTCCGGCGGCGGCGGCAAGTCGGCGGCCGAGCTCGCCGCCGAGGTCAAGCGCGACTTCGAAACCAAGCACGACGCGGTGAAGGAGATCGCCGAGAAGGCGCTCGCCGAGGCCGCGAAGGGCACGCCGCTGGCGACGACCGCCAAGGAACTTGCCGACCAGGCGATCACCGGCATGAACGAAGCCAAGGCCCGTCTCGACGAGATGGAGCAGAAGCTCGCCCGTGGCGGCGGCGACGCCGACGTGCCCCGCACCGCCGGCGAGCGCTTCGTCGAGGACGAGCAGTTCAAGGCGTTTGCCGGCCAGACCCGTCCGCGTGGCCGAGTGCTGGTCGAGGTGAAGGACATCACTTCGCTGACCACGGACGCCGCCGGCTCCGCCGGCGCGCTGATTCAGTCGGATCGTCGCGGTCTCCAGGTCGAACTGCCGCAGCGTCGTCTGACCGTTCGCTCGCTGCTCCTTCCCGGCGAGACCGCCTCCAGCTCGATCGAGTACGAACAGGAGAAGCTGTTCACGAACAATGCGGCCCCGGTCGCCGAAGGCGCTCTCAAGCCGCAGTCTGAACTGCAGTTCGAGGACAAGATCGCCAACGTCCGGACCATCGCGCACTGGATGCGGACCTCGGTCCAGATCCTCGCCGATGCGCCGGGCCTTCGGTCGATCATCGACCAGCGCCTGCGCTATGGCTTGGCGCTCGCCGAGGAAAGCCAGTTGCTGAACGGGTCCGGCACCGGCCAGAACCTGACCGGTCTGGTGACCTCGGCCACGGCTTATTCGGCTCCCGGCGGCCTTGTGGCTGTCTCGCAGGTCGACATCATCCGCCTGATGATCCTGCAGGCGGCGCTCGCCGAGTATCCGCCGAACGGGATCGTCATGAACCCGATCGACTGGGCCTCGATCGAGATGCTGAAGGACGGCGACGGCCGCTATCTCATCGGCAATCCGCAGGGAACGCTGTCTCCGACCCTTTGGAGCCTGCCGGTCGTCCCGACGCAGGCGATGGGCGTCGACAAGGCGCTGGTCGGCGCCTTCAACCTGGCGGCCCAGATCTTCGATCGTCAGGACGCCACGGTCGACGTCTCGACCGAGGATCAGGACAACTTCGTGAAGAACAAGGTCACGATCCGCGCCGAAGAGCGGATCGCGCTGGCGATCTATCGCCCGCAGGCGATCGTCTACGGCGACCTTGGCCGCGTCGCCTGATCCGGCTGACACGACCGCCGGCGTCGCGTCAGGCGACGCCGGCTCGATCCACGCAAGGGAGGCCGACATGCCCAAGGTCAAGGCAGTGCTGATCAAGCCGCTCGACGGCGATCCGGAGGGATCTGAGCGCGAATTCGACAAGGTGGATTTCGATCGCCTTGAGGCGATGAAGGCGGTTCGCCGGCTTGGCGATCGCGAGGACGGACCGACGGTCGGAGAGTACGTCGCGGCCGGCTATAAGGCGTCCAGCTATCCGCCGGCTGGCTACATTGCGCGCAGCACGCCGGAGGAGATCGCGGCCGCGGTGGAAGCTGAAGGCAAGGCCGAAAGGGCCGCCAAGGAATTGCCGCCTGTGCCGAACAAGAAGGCGCCGCCGGTCCAGACCAAATCGGCTGACTGATGGCCTCCGTCGTCGTCGTCACGACGTCAGCGCCACTCGTTACCGCCGCGCAGGCGAAGGCGGCCACGTGCGTTCTGGCAGCGGACGACGACGCGACGGTGATGGCCCTGCTCGCTGTTGCGCAGACAGCGGTCGAAGCCCCGTCGTGGATTGGTTCATCGCTTGGCAAGCAGACGCTGGAGCTGCGCACGAGTTGCTGGGCCTACCTGTTAGGCACGAGCTGCCGTCTTCCCTACGGTCCCACCCTGCGCATCGTCGAGGTCAAGTATCTCGACACGTCTGGCGTTGAGCAGACGCTCGATCCGGCTAAATACGACCTTGCGGACGCCGGCACGGCTTCATCCCGGATTGTGCTGCGGTCGGGAGAGGCCTTGCCGGCGGTCGCCGATGCCTGGAACGCCATCCGCGTGCAGTACGAGGCCGGACACGAAGCCAGCGATCCTCGCCTTGTGACCGCGAAGCACGCGATCATCCTGTCCGCGGTTCAACTGCGCTCGCTGTCAGCCAGCGATCTGGCGCTTCGAACTGTGGATGTTCCGGGGCTGGAAAGCCGCACCTACACTGTGTCGGACGCTGCTGAACGGCTGGTGCGCAACGCCGTCGAGAACCTGCTGTCCGGCTTCAGGGTCTATGCGATATGACGCCGGAACAGGCCCGCGCCGATTACCGTGGGGCGCTCGGGCGGGTCGGCGGCCTCGTAACCCTCAAGCGCGGCGCCGGCGGGCCGAACCTCGAAGCTACCTTCAAGGCGCGCGTCATCGGCTACGCGCCGAACGAGCAGACCGGCGACGTTCAGCAGGGCGACAGCAAGGTGATCTTCCTCGCAGAGGACCTTGGGTCGTTTCCTGTGCCGATCAAGGAACAGTCGGTCGACGCCATCTGGCAGGACGGACGCAAGTTGACTGTGCAGGCGGTCGACGACCAGACGCGGCGGATCGCCGGTGTTTTGATCGCCTACGAGTTGAGGGTTCGCGGCTGATGTCGCTGCGCACGAGGCTCGATCCGATCGACCTCGACCTTCGCGCCATCATCGACGAGGATCTTTCGCCCGAGGCGCAGAGCCGACAGGTCGCGGCTTACGCCCGAGAGCAGCTAGCCGAGGCGCAGGAGATCAACCGTCAGGCGCTTGGCCGCGTCCCGCCGCATGAGACCGTCGTGGACGGCCGACCGGGCGCTCCAGTCGATGCGGTCCGGCCCGACGGCACGATCGTCTTCGCCTTCGAGATGCTGGACGACCTGTTCAATTACATCGCCGAGCAGCTGCTGCTGCATGCGCCGGTGCTCACGGGCGCGTTTCGGTCGTCGTTCGTCTTCCTGGCCGACGGTGTCGAGGTTGAGACCGGAGCGCAGTATCCTGCGGCGAGCGAGTACGTCTTCCTGTCGCCCCTCCCTTACGCGGCCAAACTCGAACGAGGCCTTTCGGCTCAAGCGCCCGACGGCGTCTTCCAGGTGGTCGCGACGATGGCCAAGAGGCGCTTCGGCAATCTGGCGGCGGTCAAGTTCAGCTATCGCGCCTATGGCGACGAGGGGTTCACGGCGTACATCCCGGCGCCGCGCCTTACGACCCGCAATCGACAGGGGCGTTTTGCATCCGACGGCCGCGATCGCAGCGCTCAGAACCGAGAGCGCAGCCTGCGCAAGCCCGCCATCGTCATTGCGACACGGGACTGATCATGGCGCACCCGAGCGTGATCACGGCGGTGACGTCGCGGCTGGAGACCTATTGGAACAGGTCGCCGATCTTCGCGCCGAACGTCGAGGGCGACGCGCCCGAGGACGGCTCGCCGTTCGTGAAGCTTCAATTTCCTGCTTCCGACAAGGCGCGACCGATCCTGAACCGCCGGTTTTATCGCGAGGAAGGCGGCGTCCGGATCGTGATCGCGGTCGAGATCGGTGAGGGCATCGCGAAGGCGAGCGCCTGGGCCGAAGAACTCGCGACCCTGTTCCGCGACAGGAAGTTTTCCGGCGTCCAGACCTTTGTTCCCGGCGACATCTACGTCGGCGATGAGAACGACAGCGGCAACTACTTCATCACCGCGCTGGTCGTGCCTTACGCGTTCAACTTTGCAGGCTGATCGGAGAATCCACATGACCGAATACACCAACACGACCAAGGGCGTTCTCGACTTCGTCACCGGCGGCAAGCCGGACGCGCCGGAGTTCACCAGCTTCAAGCCGGGCGAAACCAGGGACGTCGAGCTCAACCTCGAACATCCCGCGGTGAAGGGCGCGCTGCTGTCCGGCGCGCTGGTCTCCAGCGCCAAGGCCGGCAAGCGCGCCGCGAAGGGCGAAAGCCTCCCCGCAGTTTCCTGACCGCGCACCCGCGTTCAGGCGCCTCATCCGGTCCTTGGGCAAGACCGTCCGCCAGCGTCGAGATGACGTCGGCCGTCCCTTGGAAGGAGCCCGCCAATGAGCGGCGATATCGTCACTGCGACCGACGCCCGCATCTACATCGGGCCGGTCGTGCTTCCCGCCGTCGACACCGCGTCGGAATTCGCGGCGCTGACCTATACCGAGATCGACATGGTCGAGGATCTCGGCGAGTTCGGCGACGAGCAGAACATCGTCACCGGCACCACCCTGAAGGACGGCCGCGTCCGCAAGGCGAAGGGCGCGGCCGACACCGGCACTCTGGCGCTGCGATGCTTCCATGACCCGCTCGATACGGGCCAGGCAGCGCTAATTGCGGCGTCGAAGACGAAGAAAAACTACGCGTTCAAGATCGTGCTGCCGGACGCGCCGGACAGCAGCTACTCGTCGACCACGATCTACTTCCGCGCGCTCGTCGCCTCTCGCCGTCTGAACGTCGGCCAGAACGACAACCTGATCCGTCGCGCCTACTCACTCGCGATCAATTCTGATCTCGCGGAGGCGCTGGCGGCCCTGATTACCCCGTAACTCTCGGCGAACGTCGCGACGACGGACGCCTGCACGCGACCCCGAAAGGCGCAAACCCATGAAGCTGTCCGCCATCGCGATCGATAACGAAAAGCTCGAACAGGGCGCCTGGGTCGGGGACATCCCCGAACTCGAAGGCGTCAGGTTCAAGGTCCGGGGACTCGGCAACACCGATTACAGGCGGCTGCAGAACAAGCTGATCCAGTTGATCCCTCGAAAGAACCGCCGCAACGGCCTGAGCGTCGAGGATCAGACGCGCGTCGAAAGCCGCTGCCTTCTCGACACCATCCTGCTCGACTGGGATGGCATCGAGGCGGACGACAGCACCGCCAAGGAGCTGAAGTTCCTGCCGTATAGCCGCGAGACGGCGGCGGGTCTGCTCGCCGACCCCAACATGGCCCGCCTGCGTGAGGGCGTGCTGTACGCGGCGGCGATCGTCGCCGAGAGCGACGAGGACGACGAGAAGGAAGTGGAGGGAAACTTCGAACCTGCCTCGCCTGGCACCTGAAGTGGGGCGGCGAAGGTAAGGCTATCGCGCGGCTGGAGAGAAAGGGTCGGCCGCTCCCGGCCGGCTTCCTCAACAAGCCCGACCTCTGGGCCGAGAGCGAGTTCTTCCTCGACGCGTTCTGGCGTTTGAGCCCCAGCCGCTCGAACGGGATGGCCGAAGGGCGCATTCCGTTCGAGGCGATCGACCGCTTTGCGGATCGGGCGGGGATGGTGGCGAGCGAGGAGTTCGACCGGTTCGAGCGGATGATCCGCGCGATGGACGACGAGTTCCTCGAGCGGCGACGCCCCAAAGGGAAGGACGCCCCGGACCACGTCGCTTCAATGAAGGACGGCGCGGCTGTTGTGGGTCTTCTGCAGCGGTTGGCGGAGAGGGCCGGCGGCGAGGAATAGGTCAGCCAGCAGGCAGCGCTATTCCTCGTTCCTTGCAAACTTGCCGAATGTCCTCTTCGCGGTTTTTGTCAGTGTAACCAAGAACTCCGAATAATTCGGTAATTGGATTTCCGGGCGGGAAGAACATTCCGATAAAAGGCTGAGGTTGCGGAAACGCTTTTCTGGCTCTGATGCCGGATATTCGTCCACAAACGATTTTATCGCCAGATTTCAATACGACGACGCCGACGTCTTGCAGGTTTGGCTTGTCGGTAGATTGAAGTCGTCGGCCAAGACGTGTCTCTACCTCTTGCAGTTGGGCGTCCGTAATCGTTGACGGAACGCCCTGATCTAGGGGTTTCTGGCTCTGCGCCATCGCGCAGACGGGCAGCAGCGCGCTGGCCGCAAGAAATCTCAAGCACAAGCGCATCAGCAGGTTCCCATGGCGATGACCGTTCAGGCCATCCGCGAGTTGACCGTGCGCGGTCGCGCGGACGGGCTCGACAAGCTGAGGACCGAACTCTCCGCGGTCAAGCGGGAGTATCTCGGCGTCGAGACGTCTGCGGAGGCGGTCGGCCAAGCGACGGATGCGACGGCACGCAAGCAGGAGGCCGCCGCCCGGGCTTGGGGGCGGCATCAGGCTCAGATCGACGGCGTCGCCAGGGCCCTGCAGCGCGCGGAGCGCGACATGGCGCAGGCGATCCGCGCGGCGGATATGGGGGTGATCTCGCAGGCGCGGGCACAGCAGGAGGTCGCGCGCACGCTGCGAAACGTCGAGGCTGCAGAAGCCGCGCGCTCTGCGGAGATCGCGCGCTCCCGCCCTGGCGGCTGGGATCGAATGGGCCTCTCACAGGTCAACGCAGACAATCCGGGCATTGCTCGGCTGAGCGCAAACGCTGCAGCCGAGGAGAAAATGCGCAATCTCGGGCGCGTAACGACCGAGGCCAACAAGGCGGCGGGCCTTGGCGCGCATCAGTGGACCAATCTTGCGTTCCAGATCAACGACGCCGCGACTATGGCGTTGTCGGGCGCGAGCGCATTCCAGATCGTGGCCACGCAGGGCGGGCAGGTTTTTCAGATCCTGCAGAGCGGTCCCAAGGGCGTCGTCGGCAGTCTGAAGGAGATTGGCGTCGCGGCGCTTGGCCTTCTTTCGCCACTGAACCTTGTGATCGCGGGAATGGTGGCCGTGCCGACCGCGCTCGCGCTCTACAGCATGTCCGGCCGACGCGACGTCGAGACCCTCGACGACGCCTTCAAGCGCCATGCCGACACGATCCGAAGCGTGAAAGACCTTTATGGCGAGGCGGCCGGCAGCCTCCGCGAAGTGGCGCAGGAAAGCGAGATGGTCGTCCGCGCGCTGGCGAAGATCAATCTGGAGAAGCTCCGCGAGCAGGCCGTCGAGCAGGGCAAAGTCGCGATGCGCGGCATGGGCACCGGAACGGAACCGGAGCCCATTTACGATGCGCTGGGCAACGCCACGGGCATGACCCAAGAGGGGGCGTTCTCCGTCGATCGATCCTTCGCGGCCTTCCGAAACGAGATTGATGCGCTGAACCGTTCGTACCGGGAAGGCAACCCGCTCGTCGAAGAGTTTAGGCAACAGATTTCCGCAAGGATCGACAGCGGGATCGCCGACCCGCTGCTGCGCGAGCGGGCTGAGCAACTCATCAATCTGACCGACAGTTGGAGGGAAAGCCTGGCCCGCCTACCGGAGGCCATGCGCGCGATCGGCGTCACTGCGGAAAGTGCTGCCGATTCTGTTGCGAAGATTCGCACCGAACGTTTCGGCCTCGCGATGCGCGAGATCTGGGCTCGGACGCCGGCGCAGCGTGGCCAGGTCGCCTACGACCAGACAATGGACCGTCTTCGCGACGACAAGAACTATTCGCCAGATGCGAAGGCGATCGAAGCCGATCGGGCCCGTCGGCTCGAACTCGACCGCATCCGCAAGTCGTCTCAGGACGCCGAGCGCCAAGCGGCCGCGTCGCATGGCTTTGACATGCGCGAGATCGGCGCCCGAACCGTCGAGCAGCGCGCTGCTATCGCCGCCGACAGGGCTCGCGCATCAGCGCTGGAGGATACGTCTCGTGCGGCGAACGCCGACGCCGAGGCGCAGCGCGCGTCCGCTCGTGTGATCGCAGAGGCCCGCGAAGAGGCGCGCCGCTACGCCGATGAAGCGTCCGAGGCGGCCCATCGGCGACTGGCGTCCGCCGAAGCCGAAGCGTCGTCGATTGGCAGGACTGCGACCGAGACCGAGCGCGCGCGCCTCGTCATGGAGATGACGAACCAAGCACGGGACCGCGCCTACCAGTTGACCGGCTCCTACGAGAACGTCGCGCAGTCCACGATCGACGCCATCAACCGCGAGGCCGCTGCACTCGCCGCACTCGGCGAGCAGACGCGAAAGGTCCGCCTCGAGCAGGATCTGATGCAGGAGCGCGAGGCGATCTTCATGGGCGAGCGCGAGGCCGCGTATCGGTCGCGCATCCGCAGCGCCGGCTTCGATCCCGAAAGCGAGTATGGCCGCGCCCGTATCGAGATCATGCGGACGACCGACGC
Protein-coding sequences here:
- a CDS encoding phage major capsid protein encodes the protein MLRNHVIVGGSFALLASMPFGPRICFDTPDRSGGGGKSAAELAAEVKRDFETKHDAVKEIAEKALAEAAKGTPLATTAKELADQAITGMNEAKARLDEMEQKLARGGGDADVPRTAGERFVEDEQFKAFAGQTRPRGRVLVEVKDITSLTTDAAGSAGALIQSDRRGLQVELPQRRLTVRSLLLPGETASSSIEYEQEKLFTNNAAPVAEGALKPQSELQFEDKIANVRTIAHWMRTSVQILADAPGLRSIIDQRLRYGLALAEESQLLNGSGTGQNLTGLVTSATAYSAPGGLVAVSQVDIIRLMILQAALAEYPPNGIVMNPIDWASIEMLKDGDGRYLIGNPQGTLSPTLWSLPVVPTQAMGVDKALVGAFNLAAQIFDRQDATVDVSTEDQDNFVKNKVTIRAEERIALAIYRPQAIVYGDLGRVA
- a CDS encoding phage tail tube protein — its product is MSGDIVTATDARIYIGPVVLPAVDTASEFAALTYTEIDMVEDLGEFGDEQNIVTGTTLKDGRVRKAKGAADTGTLALRCFHDPLDTGQAALIAASKTKKNYAFKIVLPDAPDSSYSSTTIYFRALVASRRLNVGQNDNLIRRAYSLAINSDLAEALAALITP
- a CDS encoding phage portal protein, which encodes MSWLNRALGRLIAKDVERHRGRPASTEHADNFVTNQVTVAEVTDYRASQPTAAVGLSATWACIQLIAGTIASLPLMVYRTNGDGVRTVDKDHPLYFVLHDSPNYDQTAVDFWEVMAASIELYGNAYARIERRSTGELFALHPVRPDLVKVRRKGGGDLEYAWTENSRRVVKSGGQMLHIRGPLGDAMSGASTLSVCRSVFDDAIAAESAAGAMFYNGINPSGILSTPDNVRLTKEQRAELEQLLVEKYQGSIRQGRPMVLDNGLTWNQLSINPADAQMLESRKYSGEQICRLFGVPPGMVGFGDKASNWGTGKEVDVLWFQKFTLRKRLKRIEQSVIKQLVPLAERRALGLEIEFNLEGLLRGDTASRYEAYEKAIRMGIATRNECRALENRPPIDGGDVITVQMQDVPLAAAINGDRNGQEDGSGS
- a CDS encoding phage terminase small subunit P27 family codes for the protein MGRRGPKPEPASVKLAKGNSGRRPIGKEPATLIPEESKAVRPPVWLKAGKGLEVWNRLAPRIAAMKLLGAADAETFARYCRNFSRWLKMQERLDKVGEIYEIETASGKVRRADPSFLISDRLEKALIAAEANFGLNPAERQRIFAARAAAGASADLFSGASPAAAPTSPGAATPPDARGSAVGFLQ
- a CDS encoding HK97 family phage prohead protease; the protein is MDKKTAPVLEIKALKDNGEFEGYGSTFGGEPDAYGDVIAAGAYRESLSAHKAKGTMPKLFWQHNANEPIGKWLDAKEDDRGLLMRGKLNMDVQRGREAHALLKAKDIDGLSIGYRIKEYSVDTESGVWTLERLDLVEVSIVSVGANESSVVQSVKAAKAAHDLMERLKAGDRLERREFEALLKGTFSFSNSEAERAARLHLKGQGEPADAADDGVEFLRALTGR
- a CDS encoding phage tail terminator-like protein, giving the protein MAHPSVITAVTSRLETYWNRSPIFAPNVEGDAPEDGSPFVKLQFPASDKARPILNRRFYREEGGVRIVIAVEIGEGIAKASAWAEELATLFRDRKFSGVQTFVPGDIYVGDENDSGNYFITALVVPYAFNFAG
- a CDS encoding terminase TerL endonuclease subunit; amino-acid sequence: MPVQSGPAGRRRPATKRPAGVDLDATFDTRAGVWRVGDFWFDERAADKAVAFFPQHLCFTKGEWAGKPFALEPWQANDIVRPVFGWKRADGTRRYRRVYVWVPRKNGKTELAAGVALLLLLGDGELGGEVYSIASHEGQARLVFGQAVTMASKSETLSSDLVCLKSSVYCPALNASFRPLSGKAEGKHGFSASGLIGDEIHEWSGGDLYQFVHDSEDARRQPLEFLISTAGKKGTYGEEVWDECQKILEGVIEDPETLVVVYAASPDDDWTDERTWAKANPNLGVSKKLDTMRANARRARQLPRLENGFKNYHLNIWTEQAVRWLPIDAVDDAGRRFGWDHCAGPVGWKDLEARLRGKTCFGGLDLSSIMDLSSLVWFFPKQPGLEVPAMLARFWKPADYLKEHGKRDKLPYARWAEEGALAATPGNVVDYTFIQEQIYRDAETFRVARAGEQNLAQGEGGLAIDRWNATETAVRLQGEGLPIVLFGQGYASMSPAAKELERLVAANGFHHGGHPILRRHAQVVAVETDAAENIKPAKNKSTERIDGIVASCMAIGIAAKGEGEAAFDAESWIASYA